Proteins co-encoded in one Papaver somniferum cultivar HN1 chromosome 5, ASM357369v1, whole genome shotgun sequence genomic window:
- the LOC113281310 gene encoding (+)-neomenthol dehydrogenase-like yields the protein MGKNQKERAKERREKRCEDISEQRKIPYTDQQRWWCSETIAVVTGSNRGIGFEIARQLATHGLHVIITSRDIDSGKAAANTLRQELEGTNVDVHQLDILDPSSVTGFAEWIYQSYGGIDILVNNAGVNYNLGSDNSVEHAEKVIATNYYGTKRMIEAMIPLMKASTFGARIVNVSSRLGRLNGRRNRLGDVALRELLTDESTLTEEVIDRTMAKFLEEVRIGSWTSGLWPQMYTDYSLSKLAVNAYTRLMAKALSNRLDGQKIYMNCCCPGWVKTAMTGWAGNSPVDDGADTGVWLALFPGQPVTGKFFAERREINY from the exons ATGGggaaaaatcaaaaagagaggGCAAAGGAGCGAAGAGAGAAGAGATGTGAAGATATTTCCGAGCAGAGAAAAATCCCTTACACTGACCAACAGAG GTGGTGGTGTTCAGAAACTATAGCTGTAGTGACTGGGTCTAACAGAggaattggttttgagattgctaGACAATTAGCTACTCATGGTCTCCATGTTATTATTACATCAAGAGATATCGATAGTGGCAAAGCTGCAGCCAATACGTTACGACAAGAACTTGAAGGAACTAATGTTGATGTACATCAGTTGGACATTTTGGATCCTTCATCAGTTACGGGTTTTGCTGAATGGATATACCAGTCTTATGGTGGCATTGATATTTTG GTAAACAATGCCGGTGTCAATTACAACCTTGGGTCAGATAACTCTGTTGAGCATGCTGAGAAGGTTATAGCAACAAACTACTATGGCACTAAAAGGATGATTGAGGCTATGATTCCTCTGATGAAAGCTTCCACTTTTGGTGCTCGTATTGTGAATGTGAGCTCCCGACTTGGTAGGCTGAATGGGAGGAGAAAT AGATTAGGAGATGTCGCCTTACGAGAACTGCTAACCGATGAGAGCACTCTCACCGAGGAAGTGATCGACAGGACCATGGCTAAATTTCTTGAAGAAGTGAGAATAGGAAGTTGGACTTCTGGGTTATGGCCTCAAATGTACACGGACTACTCCTTGTCAAAACTTGCCGTGAATGCTTACACACGGTTGATGGCCAAGGCACTCTCAAACCGTCTAGATGGTCAAAAGATCTACATGAATTGCTGTTGTCCTGGCTGGGTGAAGACTGCCATGACAGGTTGGGCAGGGAATAGTCCAGTTGACGATGGTGCTGACACGGGGGTCTGGCTTGCACTCTTTCCTGGCCAACCAGTCACAGGCAAGTTTTTTGCTGAAAGAAGAGAGATAAACTACTGA